In Anaerostipes hadrus ATCC 29173 = JCM 17467, a single genomic region encodes these proteins:
- a CDS encoding ABC transporter ATP-binding protein: protein MIELKDICKSFGDHVVLKNFSLKINKNEFIAIIGESGAGKTTILNMISMIDKPDSGSISINGENSFSKKDIQNLRRYVFGYIFQNYALIENDTVKENLLLSKKYRKNFKEKELEESLEKVGISKEYLGHKVCELSGGEQQRIAIARTMLKPCEIILADEPTGNLDTSNKEKIIHLFKELKKEGKTIVCVTHDEEMAKSADRIIDLKKERGREK from the coding sequence ATGATTGAATTAAAAGATATTTGTAAATCATTTGGTGATCATGTAGTTTTGAAAAATTTTTCGTTAAAAATCAATAAAAATGAATTTATTGCAATTATTGGTGAGAGCGGGGCAGGAAAAACTACTATTTTAAATATGATTTCTATGATTGATAAACCAGATAGTGGGAGTATTTCAATCAATGGGGAAAATAGCTTTTCTAAGAAAGATATTCAAAATTTAAGAAGATATGTATTTGGGTATATTTTTCAAAATTATGCCTTGATAGAAAATGATACAGTAAAAGAAAATCTGTTGTTATCAAAAAAGTATCGAAAGAATTTTAAAGAAAAAGAGTTAGAAGAATCTTTAGAGAAAGTTGGGATATCCAAAGAATATCTGGGACATAAGGTTTGCGAATTAAGTGGTGGAGAACAACAAAGAATAGCAATTGCAAGAACGATGTTAAAACCATGTGAGATTATACTTGCAGATGAACCAACTGGAAATCTTGATACAAGCAATAAGGAAAAAATTATTCATTTATTTAAAGAATTAAAAAAAGAAGGAAAAACAATAGTATGCGTTACACATGATGAAGAAATGGCAAAAAGTGCAGATCGAATCATTGATTTAAAAAAAGAAAGAGGTAGAGAAAAATGA
- a CDS encoding bacteriocin-associated integral membrane family protein, with translation MKSKKIVCILYSIVLIGMNVFGFAIFSDYRMTDKIFHKRVVEVQARQQELVNVSEVHKELLKFANQYHVTIMKYEFLNEKELSIYTTNQQEVLNMKFPYTTWKINVYPFKDLKNVGYGNTFFIDHTTRAIEQKLEQGLSQYGIVKIYTNQQKWQSINNLSVLYLLGFSVLFLLLGFSVYYIYSRKKIALMKYWGYSKASIIWKINKDIIRFWIFNEMIWLMIWIGVGWKFEGIQKIIEYMSTCILVNLLISIIIFLLAIIINCMILSLEKYISEGEKTGFFNQIKKISYIVLTSVFIVVLLTLSNATNDAQRLKDKQHTLSYWNKTKNIYTINFQGYDSSVVEDSLEARNINDELEKFYQKSKDKLKIFIINSDNYEKESDGRGNQRYEFEYAGDKEEQIYSPAGRSIQIDENYLKRNPIQTCNGKAISKLIDYNQNTLNILVPEQYKKYEKKIIKNYKENFYFQKVTIDNYFRKNMNKPKNMLKKDKLSINIIYVKSNQSYFTYDSDTGNDKNQIIDPIAVIYTGGVDSSCIASMYAGDTVSGSIYFEDNSKKQGRAYRKVEALEQELGIYQFNSVTNIYGQAASNLVIIRQKVMWQSAILLAVILCSIVFITIAVSGYYFSKQQRLLLEALWGYGYMSSIKEIILVFIGINLCTTAVVYIIKHNVVVWYFMIIACIIEIIVTKLEYDYLSKKNLHEKIINGEQW, from the coding sequence ATGAAAAGCAAAAAGATTGTTTGCATCTTATATAGCATTGTATTGATAGGCATGAATGTTTTTGGGTTTGCAATTTTCAGTGATTATCGCATGACAGATAAGATTTTCCATAAGAGAGTGGTAGAAGTTCAAGCCAGACAACAAGAACTTGTGAATGTATCAGAAGTTCATAAAGAACTTTTAAAGTTTGCAAATCAATATCATGTAACAATTATGAAATATGAATTTCTTAATGAAAAAGAATTATCTATTTATACGACAAATCAACAAGAAGTTTTAAATATGAAGTTTCCGTATACCACATGGAAAATAAATGTGTATCCATTTAAAGATTTGAAGAATGTAGGATATGGAAACACATTTTTTATAGATCATACGACGAGAGCAATAGAGCAGAAATTAGAACAGGGATTATCCCAATATGGTATTGTAAAAATATATACCAATCAACAAAAATGGCAATCAATAAATAATCTTTCAGTGTTGTATTTGTTAGGATTTAGTGTTTTATTTTTATTGCTAGGATTTAGTGTCTATTATATATATTCGAGAAAGAAAATAGCTTTAATGAAATATTGGGGATATTCGAAAGCATCAATTATATGGAAGATAAATAAAGATATCATAAGATTTTGGATATTCAATGAAATGATATGGTTAATGATATGGATTGGAGTTGGATGGAAGTTTGAAGGAATACAAAAAATAATAGAATATATGTCTACATGTATTTTGGTAAATTTATTGATAAGCATTATAATTTTTCTGTTGGCAATTATAATAAATTGTATGATATTATCTCTTGAAAAGTATATATCAGAAGGGGAAAAAACGGGCTTTTTTAATCAAATCAAAAAAATATCTTATATAGTGTTGACTAGCGTATTTATAGTTGTATTGTTAACTTTAAGTAATGCAACAAATGATGCACAACGATTGAAAGATAAACAACATACTTTGAGTTATTGGAATAAGACAAAAAATATTTATACAATTAATTTTCAAGGATATGATTCTTCAGTGGTAGAAGATTCTTTGGAAGCAAGAAATATTAATGATGAGTTAGAAAAATTTTATCAAAAATCAAAAGATAAACTCAAAATATTTATTATAAACTCAGATAATTATGAAAAGGAATCGGATGGAAGAGGAAATCAGAGGTACGAATTTGAGTATGCTGGAGATAAAGAAGAGCAAATTTATTCACCAGCAGGAAGAAGTATTCAAATAGATGAAAATTATTTAAAGCGAAATCCAATACAAACATGTAATGGAAAAGCCATTTCAAAATTGATTGATTACAATCAAAATACTCTTAATATCTTAGTGCCAGAACAGTATAAGAAATATGAAAAAAAAATCATAAAAAATTATAAAGAAAATTTCTATTTTCAAAAGGTTACAATAGATAATTATTTTAGAAAAAATATGAATAAACCAAAAAATATGCTGAAAAAAGATAAACTATCTATTAATATCATATATGTGAAATCGAATCAATCTTATTTTACGTATGATTCAGATACAGGAAATGACAAAAATCAGATTATAGATCCAATAGCAGTCATTTATACAGGCGGAGTGGATTCATCTTGTATTGCATCTATGTATGCAGGAGATACAGTTTCAGGTAGCATTTATTTTGAGGATAATTCTAAAAAACAAGGTCGGGCATATCGAAAAGTAGAAGCATTAGAACAAGAGTTAGGTATTTATCAATTTAACTCGGTAACAAATATTTATGGACAGGCAGCCAGCAATCTTGTGATTATTCGACAGAAAGTAATGTGGCAGAGTGCAATTTTATTAGCAGTTATACTTTGCTCCATAGTATTTATAACAATAGCAGTTAGTGGATATTATTTTTCAAAACAACAAAGATTATTATTAGAAGCTTTATGGGGATATGGCTATATGTCGTCAATAAAAGAAATCATTCTAGTTTTTATAGGCATTAATTTGTGCACAACTGCAGTAGTATATATTATAAAACATAATGTAGTAGTATGGTATTTTATGATTATAGCATGTATCATAGAAATTATTGTTACAAAGTTAGAGTATGATTATTTAAGTAAGAAAAATTTACATGAAAAAATAATAAATGGAGAGCAATGGTGA
- a CDS encoding BlaI/MecI/CopY family transcriptional regulator, translated as MKKLTKKQVEIMKIFWASEHPLAASDILKLDESMNINTIRASIQSLLKADYIEVAGIEHRGNVLARTYTSKIKIEEYIISNFAGINNKISKKSLVAQFIKNEEDEEVINELEQELKYRKEILAKKRDN; from the coding sequence ATGAAAAAATTAACAAAAAAACAAGTAGAAATAATGAAAATATTTTGGGCAAGTGAGCATCCATTAGCAGCATCAGATATTTTGAAATTGGATGAAAGTATGAATATTAATACAATACGTGCATCTATTCAGAGTTTACTGAAAGCAGATTATATTGAAGTTGCCGGTATTGAACATAGAGGAAATGTATTGGCACGTACTTACACTTCTAAGATTAAGATAGAAGAGTATATTATTTCTAATTTTGCAGGAATTAATAATAAAATTTCTAAAAAATCTTTGGTTGCTCAATTTATAAAAAATGAAGAGGATGAAGAGGTTATAAATGAACTGGAACAAGAATTGAAGTATAGAAAAGAAATCTTAGCGAAAAAGAGGGATAATTAG
- a CDS encoding M56 family metallopeptidase: MTFPTYGSVFACILLSSVFMIVVCLLGNRINFILKNSANLLVFFMIMVMLRMFFPCNFVFTKNIYSTRALTVICDILMKHIWKDYSVSDVIIVVWILISFMYICKLIHTQIQFNRFLSILVPDNSNKIEKAYKSVQNNKNYKFEIYKIQGIKSPCITGLIHPKILLPEMDFTEKELQYIFKHELQHFNHHDLWLNMLCEIIMCFYWWNPFAYFLKEKFKDMLEFANDKKITESMNEMEIYEYLECMLKIIKNNKMHKKIPVLCFIGCGRSTLQQRFDLIIRGQEKKYKHRGYILYIMVFCFSYILSFVFAFEPEYNNPDHMSDEIIYNLENKDTFFIKNNKGYKIYYKGRFVGKCKSLETFQGYRVYKNDKEAKENEEVK; encoded by the coding sequence ATGACATTTCCAACATACGGATCAGTATTTGCATGTATATTATTGAGTAGTGTTTTTATGATTGTGGTATGTTTGCTGGGAAATAGAATAAATTTTATTTTAAAAAATAGTGCTAATTTGTTGGTATTTTTCATGATCATGGTTATGTTAAGAATGTTTTTTCCATGTAATTTTGTATTCACCAAAAACATTTATTCTACACGTGCGTTGACTGTAATATGTGATATTTTAATGAAACATATTTGGAAGGATTATAGTGTTTCAGATGTAATTATAGTAGTATGGATATTAATTAGTTTTATGTATATATGCAAGCTTATACATACACAGATTCAATTCAATCGATTTTTATCAATACTAGTACCAGATAATTCAAATAAGATAGAGAAGGCATATAAATCAGTACAAAATAATAAAAACTATAAATTTGAAATATATAAAATACAGGGAATTAAGAGTCCATGTATTACAGGATTGATTCATCCTAAGATTCTACTGCCGGAAATGGATTTTACCGAAAAAGAATTACAATATATTTTTAAACACGAACTGCAGCATTTTAATCATCATGATCTGTGGTTAAATATGTTGTGTGAAATTATTATGTGTTTTTATTGGTGGAATCCTTTCGCATATTTTTTAAAAGAGAAATTCAAGGATATGTTAGAATTCGCAAACGATAAAAAAATAACGGAATCAATGAATGAAATGGAAATTTATGAGTATTTAGAATGTATGCTTAAAATTATAAAGAATAATAAGATGCATAAGAAGATACCAGTTCTTTGTTTTATTGGATGCGGAAGATCTACACTTCAACAAAGATTTGACTTAATTATAAGAGGACAGGAGAAAAAATATAAACACAGAGGATATATTTTGTACATTATGGTTTTTTGTTTCAGTTATATTTTAAGTTTTGTTTTTGCATTCGAGCCAGAATATAATAATCCAGATCATATGTCAGATGAAATTATATACAATTTAGAAAATAAAGATACATTTTTTATAAAAAACAATAAAGGATATAAAATATATTATAAAGGAAGATTTGTAGGAAAGTGTAAATCATTAGAAACATTTCAAGGATATCGTGTATATAAAAACGACAAGGAGGCAAAAGAAAATGAAGAGGTTAAATAA